TGCAGCGACTGTTCGAGGTTGCCCATGAAAACGCTGCGATTGACATGCTGTTCAAGCGGATCGCTGACAATCTCTTGCTTCTGGAGGGGGTAACGGTCGTTCTCACCGTCCGGGTCAATGCGGGTGAGCGTATAATCCATCTTCTAAATGCCTCGCTATTTACTGCTGATGAGTGTTGGGGGTCTGAGCCACGACATTGGATTTCACGACTTGTCTTTTGGAACGCGAAGGCGTCCAGTCCAACGCGCCGATACGCACCAGATAGATCAAACCAGCCAACAACACCAAAATGAAAATTGTGGCCTCGACGAAGCCTATCCAGCCGCTCTCCCGTATAGATACGGACCAGGCATAGAGATAGAGGGCTTCAACGTCGAAAATAACGAAAAACATGGCGACCAGGTAAAACTTGGCGGAGAGGCGCAACCGCGCGGAACCAACGGAATCGATACCCGATTCATAAGGAATATTTTTGTGTCTGGCCCGGGCTCTGCCTCCCAACAGGAAGCCGCCGAGCAACATAAAGCCGCAGAGACCTACAGCAACGATAACGAATAGCGCAAAAGCCCAGTGATGGGCGAGGACTTCAGTAGTTGTTGACATACTCTTGCTTACTCATCAAAAGTGATCAGACACCTGCTCTTTTGTCGGCAGTTCGTCGCCACATCGATTAAAAGGAAGGATTTTTCGCCACAAAAACGCCACAACTTATAAGGTTAAGCAGCTGTTTAATGAGGCCTGATTCCCTGTTA
The DNA window shown above is from Dickeya dadantii NCPPB 898 and carries:
- a CDS encoding NADH-quinone oxidoreductase subunit A is translated as MSTTTEVLAHHWAFALFVIVAVGLCGFMLLGGFLLGGRARARHKNIPYESGIDSVGSARLRLSAKFYLVAMFFVIFDVEALYLYAWSVSIRESGWIGFVEATIFILVLLAGLIYLVRIGALDWTPSRSKRQVVKSNVVAQTPNTHQQ